One window of Rhizobium leguminosarum genomic DNA carries:
- a CDS encoding IS5-like element ISRl2 family transposase, whose protein sequence is MGWTDFTRRQYARRTVRYASDLTDREWGLISPCLPGPRRLGRPRSTDLREVVNALLYIATTGCQWRMMPRDFPPFTTVQSYFYEWRATGLWGRINHHLVMEARDLEGREASPSAGVIDSQSVKTTESGGISGYDAGKKIKGRKRHIVVDTLGLMVGLMVHSADIQDRDGAPAVLKTILKRWPWLRHIFADGGYAGPKLRGALQKIAAFTLQIVKRTDKAKGFEVLPRRWVVERTFAWLGRCRRLAKDWEKSVASAEAWVTIAHIRVLTRRLARYGYR, encoded by the coding sequence ATGGGCTGGACTGATTTCACCCGTCGGCAATATGCCCGACGCACAGTGCGGTATGCAAGCGATCTGACGGACCGGGAGTGGGGATTGATCTCGCCTTGCCTGCCTGGACCGAGGCGGTTGGGCAGGCCGCGCAGTACCGATCTTCGCGAGGTCGTGAATGCGTTGCTTTACATCGCCACGACGGGGTGCCAGTGGCGGATGATGCCCAGAGATTTTCCACCTTTTACAACTGTGCAGTCCTATTTCTATGAATGGCGAGCGACAGGGTTATGGGGTCGGATCAACCATCATCTTGTGATGGAGGCGCGTGACTTGGAAGGTCGGGAAGCCTCGCCGTCTGCGGGCGTGATCGACAGTCAAAGCGTGAAAACCACGGAAAGCGGCGGAATTTCGGGCTATGACGCGGGCAAGAAGATAAAGGGACGCAAGCGTCATATCGTCGTCGACACGCTCGGACTGATGGTCGGCCTCATGGTTCACAGCGCCGATATTCAGGATCGCGACGGCGCGCCTGCGGTTCTCAAAACCATTCTCAAGCGCTGGCCGTGGCTGAGACATATCTTCGCCGATGGTGGTTATGCCGGACCGAAGCTGAGGGGCGCACTGCAAAAGATCGCTGCGTTCACTCTCCAGATCGTCAAGCGGACCGACAAGGCCAAGGGCTTCGAGGTTCTGCCGCGTCGCTGGGTAGTGGAGCGCACCTTCGCATGGCTTGGCAGATGCCGACGATTGGCGAAGGATTGGGAAAAGTCCGTCGCCTCAGCCGAGGCCTGGGTCACTATCGCCCACATCCGGGTCCTGACACGACGCTTGGCAAGGTACGGATATCGTTGA
- a CDS encoding VPA1269 family protein has protein sequence MYAILREILEEGERGWPGSQPFCNVFIGTERVYCPIFVALFLIPFELPERFAQLRRLDSGEGDEQRFDGEKLSWEANDGPHAGYWKTHGVKNHQRGYAKKTSNQKITGFQINTNKTGKPWLIPWQNPRMHKVFWQVRRWVEKYVPIKGPLEPKAYLDAVEPDLGYEERYPHIFPLFRLPPTSTNQGGGPPTVNEVNRFWLALMLEVQTRWNQQCLPEEAETFVIMGKNGQPEKSLYNPHGMSEIFSHLNL, from the coding sequence ATGTATGCGATACTGCGGGAAATACTGGAAGAAGGCGAGCGGGGATGGCCTGGAAGTCAACCATTTTGCAATGTCTTTATTGGGACAGAACGCGTCTATTGTCCTATTTTCGTCGCTCTCTTCCTCATTCCCTTCGAGCTACCAGAGCGCTTTGCACAGTTGAGGCGGTTAGATAGCGGCGAGGGAGACGAGCAGCGCTTCGACGGCGAGAAGTTGAGTTGGGAGGCGAACGACGGTCCACATGCAGGATACTGGAAGACACACGGCGTTAAAAATCATCAGCGCGGCTATGCTAAAAAAACATCAAATCAGAAGATAACCGGCTTCCAGATAAACACAAATAAAACCGGCAAGCCATGGCTTATTCCGTGGCAAAACCCTCGCATGCACAAAGTGTTTTGGCAGGTTCGCAGATGGGTCGAAAAATATGTGCCGATCAAGGGCCCTTTGGAGCCAAAAGCATACTTAGACGCTGTGGAACCTGACCTGGGTTACGAAGAACGGTACCCTCATATTTTCCCGCTTTTTCGACTGCCTCCAACCAGCACTAATCAGGGCGGAGGTCCGCCTACTGTGAACGAGGTAAACCGATTCTGGCTTGCGCTGATGCTGGAAGTTCAGACTCGCTGGAACCAACAATGTCTGCCGGAAGAAGCCGAGACATTCGTAATAATGGGCAAAAACGGACAGCCCGAAAAGAGTCTTTACAATCCTCATGGAATGAGTGAGATTTTCTCGCACCTCAATCTTTGA
- a CDS encoding AAA family ATPase, with protein MDATAHKHLDEYISKLQKFSRQIEQSRTNAFSRAGRDERGIALKSASVFLSYCALIGLLRRNLAAVCDSTCVALVTVPAGWLLTDVVKAAKLIYGDDDRVKFCAHPLVKHHKRGWEVEAGELLASGELFVFVSEDSEVHEDFRLAATFNARLNVCIPRHLKAVAVLRRCGAISADYLDVIARQPSSRMEAIFRLGQPVQRAADRLMGEPRRSSAPARHLDISKGFGAASAWAKELQHELEEWREGRLPWSEVDKGCLFFGPPGTGKTGFAVALAASAGLHLEATSISQWQSAGDGHLGDMLKAMFKSFAAAKENAPSVLFIDEIDGIGDRTKFPSRHSDYSTQVVNALLEALDGVEHREGVVVLAACNHPDKIDKAVIRSGRLEKHIHFGLPNAAGRAEILEFHLPSLADQPKLKEFAARLPGKSGADLELLARQARRRARQENRSVTIADLQSNIEPRPSLDSDTQFHVAIHEAGHALVAHAFKICRNRSCQRCPSSPPQRELRPYLCSLENETT; from the coding sequence ATGGATGCCACCGCCCACAAGCATCTCGATGAATACATCAGCAAGCTCCAGAAATTTTCACGCCAAATTGAGCAGTCCCGGACCAATGCCTTTTCGAGAGCTGGGCGCGATGAGCGCGGTATTGCACTCAAATCTGCGTCGGTTTTCCTGAGCTACTGTGCGCTCATTGGCCTTCTACGCAGAAACCTGGCGGCGGTTTGTGATTCAACCTGTGTTGCGCTGGTGACCGTTCCCGCTGGTTGGCTCCTGACGGACGTCGTGAAGGCCGCAAAACTTATCTATGGCGATGACGATAGGGTAAAGTTCTGCGCTCATCCGCTCGTGAAACACCACAAAAGAGGGTGGGAAGTTGAAGCTGGTGAACTTCTCGCTTCAGGAGAGCTTTTCGTTTTCGTCTCGGAGGACTCCGAAGTCCATGAAGATTTCAGGTTGGCCGCCACGTTCAACGCTCGACTAAATGTGTGCATACCTCGCCATCTGAAGGCGGTCGCGGTGCTTCGCAGATGTGGAGCGATATCAGCGGACTACCTCGACGTCATTGCGCGGCAGCCCTCTAGCCGTATGGAAGCCATCTTCCGTTTAGGCCAACCGGTACAGCGTGCCGCAGACCGGCTCATGGGTGAGCCGAGACGTTCGAGCGCTCCGGCGAGACACCTGGATATTTCCAAGGGTTTCGGCGCTGCGAGCGCTTGGGCGAAGGAATTGCAGCACGAGCTAGAGGAGTGGCGAGAAGGACGGCTGCCTTGGTCTGAAGTCGACAAGGGTTGCCTTTTCTTTGGGCCGCCCGGTACCGGCAAAACCGGGTTTGCTGTGGCGCTTGCGGCATCCGCTGGCTTACACTTGGAAGCGACGTCGATCTCCCAGTGGCAATCTGCAGGAGATGGGCATCTTGGCGATATGCTTAAAGCCATGTTCAAAAGTTTTGCCGCAGCAAAGGAAAACGCGCCGTCCGTGCTTTTCATCGATGAGATCGACGGCATCGGAGACCGGACCAAGTTTCCATCGCGACACTCGGATTACTCAACCCAGGTGGTCAACGCGTTACTTGAAGCGCTAGATGGGGTCGAGCACCGAGAGGGCGTCGTGGTTTTGGCGGCATGTAACCACCCAGACAAGATCGACAAAGCTGTCATTCGAAGTGGTCGTCTGGAAAAGCACATTCACTTCGGCCTTCCGAATGCTGCGGGTCGCGCCGAAATCCTGGAATTTCATCTTCCGAGCCTCGCCGATCAACCCAAACTAAAGGAATTTGCAGCCCGACTGCCGGGCAAAAGCGGTGCCGACCTTGAGCTGCTTGCCAGGCAAGCCCGTCGTCGAGCACGACAAGAAAATCGATCTGTTACAATCGCCGATCTTCAATCGAACATCGAACCGCGTCCATCTCTAGACAGCGACACCCAGTTTCATGTCGCCATTCATGAGGCGGGCCACGCTTTGGTCGCACACGCCTTTAAGATTTGCCGTAATCGTTCCTGCCAACGATGCCCGTCATCGCCTCCTCAACGGGAATTACGACCGTATCTCTGTAGCCTCGAAAATGAGACAACTTAA
- a CDS encoding helix-turn-helix domain-containing protein: protein MGYTQTGIENLLELKFRSVYTLEARRYKLTPRFAYLLQEKYEAEGVEFTDASGPVGQGIRWKLPGRKDPYRRALLPAARGLANLSQAQLAKLAGVDKSFVARFERDDFDGVSQAKLDRIEQALKTKNVEFTRETAAFGAGVRWIKNPAPTEQHSKLPQ from the coding sequence TTGGGTTACACCCAAACCGGTATCGAGAACTTGCTGGAACTGAAGTTTCGGTCGGTCTACACGCTCGAAGCTCGCCGCTATAAGCTAACGCCGCGCTTCGCCTACCTCCTGCAGGAGAAGTATGAGGCGGAAGGCGTCGAGTTCACGGATGCGAGCGGTCCCGTCGGCCAAGGTATCCGATGGAAACTGCCAGGCAGAAAGGACCCTTACAGGCGAGCCTTGCTGCCTGCGGCAAGGGGGCTAGCCAATCTGTCCCAAGCGCAGCTGGCAAAACTCGCGGGCGTAGACAAAAGCTTCGTTGCCCGCTTCGAACGAGATGATTTTGACGGTGTCAGCCAAGCGAAATTGGACCGAATTGAACAAGCGCTCAAAACCAAGAATGTCGAGTTTACGCGCGAGACGGCGGCATTCGGCGCTGGGGTGCGTTGGATCAAAAATCCCGCACCCACAGAACAGCATTCCAAACTTCCTCAGTGA
- a CDS encoding M20 aminoacylase family protein produces the protein MPILNRAAELQDEVAEWRRHIHARPELLFAVENTAAFVAEKLKQFGVDEIVTGIGRTGVVGLIRGKSEGHRTVGLRADMDALPLTEISGKAWASKTPGKMHACGHDGHTAMLLGAAKYLAETRNFNGNIAVIFQPAEEGGGGGNLMVKDGMMERFGIEEVYGMHNLPGLPVGQFATRKGAIMAATDEFIVTIKGRGGHAAQPHRTIDPIAISAQIVANLQMIASRTADPISSVVVSVTKFNAGFAHNVIPNDATFAGTVRTLDAEVRTLAETRFRQIVEGLAAAHGAEAEISFHRNYPVTVNHPDETEHAVATASAIAGEGNVNAEIDPMMGGEDFSYMLNARPGAFIFIGNGDSAGLHNPAYDFNDEAIAHGISYWVRLAEQRLGV, from the coding sequence ATGCCGATTTTGAACAGAGCCGCGGAATTGCAGGACGAAGTCGCCGAATGGCGCCGCCACATCCACGCCCGGCCCGAACTGCTTTTCGCGGTTGAGAACACGGCCGCCTTCGTCGCCGAAAAACTCAAGCAATTCGGCGTCGACGAGATCGTCACCGGCATCGGCCGCACCGGCGTCGTCGGCCTGATCAGAGGCAAGAGCGAAGGCCACCGCACCGTCGGCCTGCGCGCCGACATGGACGCCCTGCCGCTGACCGAAATATCAGGCAAAGCCTGGGCTTCGAAGACGCCGGGCAAGATGCATGCCTGCGGCCATGACGGCCACACCGCCATGCTGCTCGGCGCTGCGAAATACCTGGCCGAGACCCGCAACTTCAACGGCAATATCGCCGTGATCTTCCAGCCCGCCGAAGAAGGCGGCGGCGGCGGCAACCTGATGGTCAAGGACGGCATGATGGAGCGCTTCGGCATCGAAGAGGTCTACGGCATGCACAATCTGCCGGGCCTGCCGGTGGGGCAGTTCGCCACCCGCAAGGGCGCGATCATGGCGGCGACCGACGAATTCATTGTGACCATAAAGGGCCGCGGCGGCCACGCCGCCCAGCCGCACCGGACGATCGACCCGATCGCCATCAGCGCCCAGATCGTCGCCAACCTGCAGATGATCGCCTCGCGCACCGCCGATCCGATCAGCTCGGTCGTCGTCTCGGTAACCAAATTCAATGCCGGTTTCGCCCATAACGTCATTCCGAACGATGCGACCTTCGCCGGCACGGTGCGCACCCTCGACGCCGAAGTGCGCACGCTGGCCGAGACGCGGTTCCGGCAGATCGTCGAGGGCCTGGCCGCCGCCCACGGCGCCGAGGCCGAGATCAGCTTCCACCGCAACTACCCCGTCACCGTCAACCATCCCGACGAGACCGAGCACGCGGTCGCCACCGCCAGCGCCATTGCCGGCGAGGGCAACGTCAACGCCGAGATCGATCCGATGATGGGCGGCGAGGATTTCTCCTACATGCTGAACGCCCGCCCTGGCGCCTTCATCTTCATCGGCAACGGCGACAGCGCCGGCCTGCACAACCCGGCCTATGACTTCAACGACGAAGCCATCGCCCACGGCATCTCCTACTGGGTCCGCCTCGCCGAACAACGCCTCGGTGTCTGA
- a CDS encoding D-alanyl-D-alanine carboxypeptidase family protein produces MSTSHFRLFAALRPLSFVVAATAGFIASIPLAQANPHILVDVQTGRVLEHEEAFRKWYPASLTKLMTVYAVFDAIRAGQISLDTPIVMSKRAAAQPAAKMYFKPGQKLTLDSALKILMVKSANDIAVAVAEAVGGTQEAFVTRMNGEALKLGMTDSHFVNPNGLPGKGQYTTARDLAVLTVALRRDFPQYAGYFALEGFTNGQQNVPSLNMLIGRFAGADGMKTGFICASGFNQIGSATRNGHTLVSVVLGTDSLAARADATANLLQKGFTTPFPGNDTLGSLKPYGSGQDQVSDITADICSAKGAKVRSETRDEVGRMKVQSPYILEMDHDPRFVFAGLIPGQDPQPAAQPEKVATGDTAGGIANVPVPMPRPTSF; encoded by the coding sequence GTGTCGACGAGCCACTTCCGTTTGTTTGCCGCTTTGCGGCCGTTGAGTTTCGTGGTCGCCGCGACTGCCGGTTTTATCGCCTCCATTCCGCTTGCTCAGGCCAATCCGCATATTCTCGTCGATGTGCAGACCGGCCGCGTGCTCGAGCATGAAGAAGCCTTCCGCAAGTGGTATCCGGCCTCGCTGACCAAACTGATGACCGTCTATGCCGTGTTCGACGCGATCCGCGCCGGCCAGATCAGCCTCGATACGCCTATCGTCATGAGCAAGCGCGCCGCCGCGCAGCCGGCCGCCAAGATGTATTTCAAGCCGGGCCAGAAGCTGACGCTCGACAGCGCGCTGAAGATCCTGATGGTGAAATCGGCCAACGACATTGCCGTCGCGGTCGCCGAAGCAGTCGGCGGCACGCAGGAAGCCTTCGTGACGCGGATGAACGGCGAGGCGCTGAAGCTCGGCATGACGGATTCGCATTTCGTCAATCCGAACGGCCTGCCCGGCAAAGGACAATATACGACGGCGCGCGACCTTGCGGTGCTGACCGTGGCGCTGCGCCGCGACTTTCCGCAATATGCCGGTTATTTCGCGCTTGAGGGTTTCACCAACGGCCAGCAGAACGTGCCGAGCCTCAACATGCTGATCGGCCGCTTCGCTGGCGCCGATGGCATGAAGACCGGCTTCATCTGCGCCTCTGGGTTCAACCAGATCGGTTCGGCGACGCGCAACGGCCATACGCTGGTCTCGGTCGTGCTCGGTACCGACAGTCTCGCAGCGCGCGCCGATGCGACGGCGAACCTTTTGCAGAAGGGTTTCACCACGCCGTTTCCCGGCAACGACACGCTGGGTTCCTTGAAGCCCTACGGGTCGGGACAAGACCAGGTTTCCGATATTACCGCTGATATCTGCAGCGCCAAGGGCGCCAAGGTGCGCAGCGAAACGCGCGACGAGGTCGGCCGCATGAAGGTGCAGTCGCCCTATATCCTGGAAATGGACCACGATCCGCGCTTTGTCTTTGCCGGCCTCATTCCCGGTCAGGATCCGCAGCCGGCGGCACAGCCGGAAAAGGTGGCGACCGGCGATACGGCGGGAGGCATCGCCAACGTGCCGGTGCCGATGCCGCGCCCGACGTCTTTCTAA
- a CDS encoding CobW family GTP-binding protein: MSALNDRIPVTILTGFLGAGKSTLLNRILKDPVMKDAAVIINEFGDVGIDHLLVESSGDSIIELADGCLCCTVRGELVDTLANLMDAVQTGRVKPVKRVVIETTGLADPAPVMQAIMGNPVIATNFELDGVVTVVDAVNGLQTLDNHEEARKQAAVADRLIVSKKAMAAATDGLEKRLRALNPRATMMDADSTEAGSAAVLVNGIYDPATKIADVGRWLQDEDAHEAHHNHDHGRDGDDDHHHDGDHHGHHHRDHHNHDGDHAHQDPHDVNRHDASIRSFSIIEEKPIDPMALDMFIDLLRSAHGEKLLRMKAIVSVSDRPDRPLVLHGVQSIFHPPVRLAAWPDPSDRRTRMVLITKDLPEAFVKDLFDAFLGKPRIDMPDRAALSDNPLAIPGMRI; this comes from the coding sequence ATGAGCGCGCTCAACGACAGGATTCCGGTCACCATCCTGACCGGCTTTCTCGGCGCCGGCAAGTCGACGCTGCTCAACCGGATCCTCAAAGATCCGGTGATGAAGGATGCAGCCGTCATCATCAATGAATTCGGCGATGTCGGCATCGATCATCTGCTGGTCGAAAGTTCCGGCGATTCGATCATCGAACTCGCCGACGGCTGCCTCTGCTGCACCGTGCGCGGCGAGCTGGTGGATACGCTGGCAAACCTGATGGACGCCGTGCAGACGGGCCGGGTCAAGCCGGTGAAGCGTGTCGTCATCGAGACGACGGGCCTTGCCGATCCTGCTCCGGTGATGCAGGCGATCATGGGCAATCCCGTCATTGCCACGAATTTCGAACTCGACGGCGTCGTGACCGTCGTCGATGCGGTAAACGGGCTGCAGACGCTCGACAATCACGAGGAAGCACGCAAGCAGGCGGCGGTGGCCGACCGGCTGATCGTCTCGAAAAAGGCGATGGCCGCGGCAACCGACGGGCTGGAAAAGCGCCTGCGGGCGCTCAATCCGCGCGCGACGATGATGGATGCCGACAGCACCGAGGCAGGCAGCGCCGCGGTGCTCGTCAACGGGATCTACGATCCGGCAACGAAGATCGCCGATGTCGGCCGCTGGCTGCAGGACGAGGATGCACACGAGGCGCATCACAATCATGACCACGGTCGTGATGGCGATGATGACCATCATCATGATGGGGATCACCACGGCCACCACCATCGTGATCATCACAATCATGATGGCGATCACGCGCATCAGGATCCGCACGACGTCAACCGTCACGATGCCTCGATCCGCTCCTTCTCGATCATCGAGGAAAAGCCGATCGATCCGATGGCGCTCGACATGTTCATCGACCTGCTGCGCTCGGCCCATGGCGAGAAGCTGCTGAGAATGAAGGCGATCGTTTCCGTCTCCGACCGGCCGGACCGGCCGCTGGTGCTGCATGGCGTCCAGAGCATCTTCCATCCGCCGGTGCGGCTTGCCGCCTGGCCGGATCCCAGCGACCGGCGCACACGCATGGTGCTGATCACCAAGGACCTGCCGGAAGCCTTCGTGAAGGATCTGTTCGACGCTTTTCTCGGCAAGCCGCGCATCGACATGCCGGATCGCGCGGCGCTGTCCGACAATCCGCTCGCCATTCCCGGTATGCGGATTTAA
- a CDS encoding sulfurtransferase TusA family protein — MNPVLYDLRGLKCPFPVIKTRKKLAAMASGTLIRVDTTDPLAVIDMPHFCNEDGHELVETEKTENGHRFLIRKR; from the coding sequence TTGAACCCCGTTCTCTACGATCTTCGCGGCCTGAAATGCCCCTTCCCCGTGATCAAGACACGCAAGAAGCTTGCCGCCATGGCAAGCGGCACCCTCATTCGCGTCGACACCACCGATCCGCTGGCGGTGATCGACATGCCGCATTTTTGCAATGAGGACGGCCACGAACTGGTCGAGACCGAAAAGACCGAAAACGGCCACCGCTTCCTGATCCGCAAGCGCTGA
- a CDS encoding L,D-transpeptidase family protein, whose amino-acid sequence MRIRYFAYVSLMALALTGCNDALDTAQVDLSKVKNKVEQPLPAHILTAMSAKGMDRNSPIMIRIFKEEGAMEIWKAKTDNRFDKIADYKICAWSGRLGPKVKTGDRQAPEGFYDLTRANLNPNSKYYLAINTGFPNRYDAANGRSGSDLMIHGACSSSGCYSMTDQQVLEIYAFARDAFKGGQSTVQLQAFPFRMSAENMVKHRLDSSYDFWKMLKVGYDNFEVTKRPPEVNVCEKKYVFNQQATDGGAFNAAGKCPEMSTPPALTAALSAYGKTYDADYAKAMGKFDGMAWYDPSEAERKAVVAKTRKGRELAYAPTGTSLEAGRMVKVAELEDMMAKRTAQGIAAKTAPGATPLAAAQPQPMAVAAATPPVVATPAVVPVPMPNPLAYTAPEPQETAEVAAKKPFWKFWARN is encoded by the coding sequence ATGCGCATACGTTATTTTGCCTATGTTTCCCTCATGGCGCTGGCTCTGACCGGCTGCAATGACGCGTTGGATACCGCGCAGGTCGATCTCTCCAAGGTCAAGAACAAGGTCGAGCAGCCGCTTCCTGCCCATATCCTCACCGCCATGTCCGCCAAGGGCATGGACCGCAATTCGCCGATCATGATCCGCATCTTCAAGGAAGAAGGTGCCATGGAGATCTGGAAGGCGAAGACCGACAACCGTTTCGACAAGATCGCCGATTACAAGATCTGCGCCTGGTCCGGCCGTCTCGGTCCGAAGGTAAAGACCGGCGACCGGCAGGCGCCGGAAGGTTTCTACGACCTGACGCGCGCCAACCTGAACCCCAACTCGAAATACTATCTGGCGATCAACACCGGCTTCCCGAACCGCTACGACGCGGCGAACGGCCGCAGCGGCTCCGATCTGATGATCCATGGCGCCTGCTCGTCCTCCGGCTGCTATTCGATGACCGACCAGCAGGTGCTTGAAATTTACGCCTTCGCCCGCGACGCCTTCAAGGGCGGCCAGTCGACCGTGCAGCTGCAAGCCTTCCCCTTCCGCATGTCCGCGGAAAACATGGTCAAGCATCGTCTCGACTCGAGCTACGACTTCTGGAAGATGCTGAAGGTCGGCTACGACAATTTCGAAGTGACGAAACGCCCGCCCGAGGTAAACGTCTGCGAGAAGAAATACGTCTTCAACCAGCAGGCAACCGATGGCGGCGCCTTCAATGCCGCCGGCAAATGCCCTGAAATGTCGACACCGCCGGCGCTGACGGCAGCCCTTTCCGCCTACGGCAAGACCTATGATGCCGACTATGCCAAGGCGATGGGCAAATTCGACGGCATGGCCTGGTACGATCCGTCCGAAGCCGAGCGCAAGGCCGTGGTCGCCAAGACACGCAAGGGCCGCGAACTGGCTTATGCCCCGACCGGCACCTCGCTGGAAGCCGGCCGCATGGTCAAGGTCGCTGAACTCGAAGACATGATGGCCAAGCGCACCGCGCAGGGCATCGCCGCCAAGACCGCACCGGGCGCCACACCACTCGCCGCTGCCCAGCCGCAGCCAATGGCAGTCGCTGCCGCGACCCCCCCTGTCGTCGCGACCCCCGCGGTCGTGCCGGTGCCGATGCCGAACCCGCTGGCCTATACGGCGCCCGAACCGCAGGAAACCGCAGAAGTCGCGGCAAAGAAGCCGTTCTGGAAATTCTGGGCCCGGAACTGA
- a CDS encoding acetyl-CoA carboxylase carboxyltransferase subunit alpha, translated as MHNYLDFEKPISDLEGKIIELKKLATEDESIDTTDEIGRLEVRVREAIAEIYSKLNPWQKTQVARHPQRPHFVDYAKTLFQEFTPLAGDRKFSEDAAIQAGLARFRGQPVAVIGQEKGNDTKSRLKHNFGSPRPEGYRKAIRILEMADRFGLPVISLVDTAGAYPGVGAEERGQAEAIARSTEKCLGVKVPLVSIVIGEGGSGGAIAIATGNKVYMLEHSIYSVISPEGAASILWRDSTRAREAATNMKITAEDLKSLGIIDGIISEPLGGAHRDPDSVIAATGDMIANALGEMASRSGEQLRNERRQKFLNIGRNL; from the coding sequence ATGCACAATTATCTCGACTTCGAAAAGCCGATCTCCGACCTCGAAGGCAAGATTATCGAGCTGAAGAAGCTCGCCACGGAAGACGAGAGCATCGACACCACCGATGAAATCGGCAGGCTGGAGGTTCGCGTCCGCGAGGCGATCGCCGAAATCTATTCCAAGCTCAATCCCTGGCAGAAGACCCAGGTCGCCCGCCATCCGCAGCGGCCGCATTTCGTCGATTACGCCAAGACGCTGTTCCAGGAATTCACGCCGCTCGCCGGCGACCGCAAATTTTCCGAGGATGCCGCGATCCAGGCGGGCCTCGCCCGCTTCCGCGGCCAGCCCGTCGCCGTCATCGGCCAGGAAAAGGGCAACGACACCAAGAGCCGCCTGAAGCACAATTTCGGCAGCCCGCGGCCGGAAGGCTACCGCAAGGCGATCCGCATCCTCGAAATGGCCGATCGTTTCGGCCTGCCGGTGATTTCGCTGGTGGATACGGCTGGCGCCTATCCCGGCGTCGGCGCCGAAGAGCGCGGCCAGGCCGAGGCGATCGCCCGCTCGACGGAAAAATGTCTCGGCGTCAAGGTTCCCCTCGTGTCCATCGTCATCGGCGAAGGCGGCTCGGGCGGCGCGATCGCGATCGCCACCGGCAACAAGGTCTACATGCTCGAGCATTCGATCTACAGCGTCATCTCGCCGGAAGGGGCCGCCTCCATCCTCTGGCGCGATTCGACCCGCGCCCGGGAAGCGGCAACCAACATGAAGATCACCGCCGAGGACCTGAAATCGCTCGGCATCATCGACGGCATCATTTCCGAGCCGCTTGGCGGCGCCCATCGCGATCCCGACAGCGTCATTGCCGCGACCGGCGACATGATTGCCAATGCGCTCGGCGAAATGGCGTCCCGTTCCGGCGAGCAGCTGCGCAACGAGCGACGCCAGAAATTCCTCAATATCGGCCGCAATCTTTAA
- the xerD gene encoding site-specific tyrosine recombinase XerD: protein MVDLGRVHVESFLEMMSAERGAAANTLQSYERDLEDVSSFLHERSIRLTEAASADLSAYLSSLARKGFKPSSQARRLAAMRQFYKFLYAEGLRTDDPTGILDAPKKGRPLPKTMGVDEVGKLLSQAEAEAEDAAPGQLQRLRMLALLELLYATGMRVSELVTLPARVLDQEGRFLMIRGKGNKERLVPLSHSAISALKSYGRLLAAENAVAKQPQESPWLFPAASKEGYLPRQVFARDLKNLAIRAGLTPSLISPHVMRHAFASHLLANGADLRVVQELLGHSDISTTQIYTHVLEERLQQLVQTHHPLAKQAKKHE from the coding sequence ATGGTGGATCTCGGCCGCGTCCATGTGGAATCCTTCCTGGAGATGATGAGCGCCGAGCGCGGCGCCGCCGCCAACACGCTGCAATCCTATGAGCGCGATCTCGAAGATGTCAGCTCTTTCCTGCACGAGCGCAGCATACGGCTTACCGAAGCTGCCTCCGCCGATCTCTCCGCCTATCTTTCCTCGCTTGCCCGAAAGGGTTTCAAACCCTCGTCCCAGGCGCGCCGGCTTGCCGCCATGCGGCAGTTCTACAAGTTCCTTTACGCCGAGGGCCTGAGGACCGACGACCCCACCGGCATTCTCGATGCGCCGAAGAAAGGCCGTCCGCTGCCGAAGACGATGGGGGTCGACGAGGTCGGCAAGTTGCTTTCACAGGCTGAGGCCGAAGCGGAGGACGCGGCGCCAGGCCAGCTGCAGCGCCTGCGCATGCTGGCGCTTCTGGAGCTGCTCTATGCCACCGGCATGCGTGTCAGCGAACTGGTTACGCTTCCCGCCCGTGTGCTCGACCAGGAAGGCCGTTTCCTGATGATCCGCGGCAAGGGCAACAAGGAGCGGCTGGTGCCGCTGTCGCATTCGGCGATTTCAGCGCTGAAATCCTACGGGCGACTGCTGGCGGCGGAAAATGCCGTGGCGAAACAGCCGCAGGAAAGCCCGTGGCTGTTTCCCGCCGCCTCGAAGGAGGGCTACCTGCCGCGCCAGGTTTTCGCTCGCGACCTGAAGAACCTGGCAATCCGCGCCGGGCTGACGCCGTCGCTGATCTCGCCGCATGTCATGCGCCACGCCTTTGCCAGCCACCTGCTGGCCAACGGCGCCGATCTGCGCGTCGTGCAGGAACTCCTCGGCCATTCGGACATTTCGACCACACAGATCTACACGCATGTCCTCGAAGAGAGGCTGCAGCAGCTTGTCCAGACGCATCACCCCCTTGCCAAACAGGCGAAAAAGCACGAATAG